One segment of Papaver somniferum cultivar HN1 unplaced genomic scaffold, ASM357369v1 unplaced-scaffold_81, whole genome shotgun sequence DNA contains the following:
- the LOC113345166 gene encoding protein BONZAI 3-like has product MGGCLSDVRGGQQAIGGTKSAGPTSSATTTTTTNDAIDHFYRSHGCQGLFTLLELSLSAKQLRNMDVFSKSDPMTVVYAKKSDGNLEEIGRTEVIMNSLDPAWITKISIAYQFEIVQPLVFRVYDVDTKYHNMPPKILKLDEQDFLGEATCVLSEIVTKNSKSLTLNLSVRDGHGIMRSQGTVTVHAEETVASKQAVEITFRCSKLDNKDLFSKSDPFLRLSRTAEGVTIPISKTEVVENNLNPTWKPLCLTSQQFGSKDTPLVIECFDFDSSGNHELIGKIQKSVGDLEKLYIGQVGEHFVIPSTSRKDYMKKLKGQLHVDRFIQKTQYSFLDYISSGFELNFMVAVDFTASNGDPHSHTSLHYIDPTGRLNSYQQAIYEVGEVIQFYDSDKRFPAWGFGGKTTEGVVSHCFNLNGSRYESEVEGVNGIMSAYSSALHSVSLNGPTLFGKVIEKATQIAAESLHSPTKYFVLLIITDGVVTDLQETIDCLVRASDLPLSILIVGVGNADFKAMEILDADNGKRLQSSTGRVATRDIVQFVPMRQVQGNQLSVVQSLLEELPGQFLTYMRSRDIKPLYINEPQTSGISVDGPQVPYLPSQM; this is encoded by the exons ATGGGTGGGTGTTTATCGGATGTTCGAGGAGGGCAACAAGCAATTGGAGGTACAAAATCAGCAGGTCCTACTTCTTCTGCTACCACAACGACAACAACTAATGATGCGATTGACCACTTCTACAGATCTCATGGCTGCCAAGGTCTTTTTACTCTACTTGAG TTATCATTGTCTGCCAAGCAGTTACGTAATATGGATGTGTTTTCGAAG AGCGACCCAATGACAGTAGTTTATGCAAAGAAAAGTGATGGGAATCTTGAGGAAATTGGCCGTACAGAAGTAATAATGAATTCGCTAGATCCTGCTTGGATAACAAAGATTTCCATTGCTTATCAGTTTGAGATTGTTCAACCGTTGGT GTTTCGAGTGTATGACGTTGACACCAAATACCATAACATGCCTCCGAAG ATTCTGAAATTGGATGAGCAAGACTTCCTAGGAGAAGCTACTTGTGTTTTGTCGGAG ATTGTAACCAAAAACAGCAAGAGTTTAACACTCAATCTTTCAGTTAGAGATGGGCACGGAATCATGAGAAGTCAAGGGACAGTTACTGTCCATGCAGAAGAAACAGTTGCTTCAAAGCAAGCTGTTGAGATAACATTTCGCTGTTCCAAGTTGGATAACAAGGATCTATTTTCTAAAAGT GATCCTTTCTTACGACTATCTAGAACAGCGGAAGGTGTGACtatcccaatttcaaaaactgaAGTGGTGGAAAATAACTTGAATCCAACTTGGAAACCATTATGTCTGACTTCACAGCAATTTGGCAGCAAG GATACCCCTTTAGTCATCGAGTGTTTTGATTTCGATAGCAGCGGAAATCATGAACTTATAGG AAAAATTCAGAAATCAGTTGGAGACCTTGAAAAACTATATATTGGGCAAGTTGGAGAACATTTTGTTATACCATCAACTTCCCGGAAGGACTATATGAAG aagcTGAAGGGACAGCTACATGTAGATAGATTCATCCAGAAAACACAGTATAGTTTTTTGGATTACATCTCAAGCGGATTCGAGCTTAACTTTATGGTCGCTGTTGATTTTACAG CTTCAAATGGAGACCCTCATTCCCACACGTCTTTGCACTATATCGATCCGACAGGTCGATTGAATTCCTACCAGCAG GCTATATATGAAGTTGGAGAGGTCATACAGTTCTATGATTCTGATAAGCGTTTTCCTGCATGGGGATTTGGCGGAAAGACAACTGAAGGTGTTGTGTCTCATTGCTTTAACCTGAATGGAAGCCGTTATGAATCTGAG GTTGAAGGAGTAAATGGTATCATGTCTGCCTATTCAAGTGCCCTGCATAGTGTTTCTCTTAACGGTCCTACTTTGTTTGGGAAAGTCATAGAAAAAGCTACACAAATTGCTGCGGAGTCATTGCATAGCCCGACAAAGTACTTTGTCCTACTCATCATCACA GACGGTGTTGTTACTGATCTTCAAGAGACAATAGACTGTTTGGTTAGAGCTTCTGATTTACCCTTATCAATCCTAATCGTTGGTGTCGGTAATGCTGACTTCAAAGCCATGGAG ATACTGGATGCTGACAATGGCAAACGTCTACAGAGTAGCACTGGACGAGTGGCTACAAGGGACATTGTGCAATTTGTGCCTATGCGCCAAGTGCAGG GTAACCAGCTCTCTGTTGTTCAATCTCTTTTAGAAGAACTTCCTGGGCAATTCCTGACATATATGCGTAGCAGGGATATTAAGCCACTTTACATCAATGAGCCCCAAACTTCTGGCATTAGTGTCGATGGGCCTCAAGTTCCGTATCTTCCATCTCAAATGTAA